Proteins encoded in a region of the Alosa sapidissima isolate fAloSap1 chromosome 19, fAloSap1.pri, whole genome shotgun sequence genome:
- the c19h8orf74 gene encoding uncharacterized protein C8orf74 homolog codes for MASLTATEMQRIAKVEKREGMQRLSEHFQWNEFVGDSQRQLLHQEFVYEVAMFAVNRGFPWTATSEVARMSKELLPNLKGLERDQAIELTAERVSQCLPSLPEVHHATMFNFIAETYVHHQQLYQAFMSLPAPKNPVVQLKVEVPPVPPQLSEGMDIKEWETQNAVRRLASAQEEKLAEIRQLRQQAGRLQQEQLEATLECFGREGSRGKQEVEKIIHDIVKAQGEKIMETMMKESALIQELLELKIQMKAMARPEPVVLSSHQKTKK; via the exons ATGGCCTCACTAACAGCAACAGAAATGCAAAGGATTGCCAAAGTAGAG AAACGAGAAGGTATGCAGCGCCTGAGTGAACATTTCCAGTGGAATGAGTTTGTGGGAGACAGCCAGAGACAGCTCCTGCATCAGGAGTTTGTCTATGAGGTCGCAATGTTCGCAGTGAATCGTGGATTCCCTTGGACAGCCACGTCTGAAGTCGCCAGAATGTCAAAGGAACTACTGCCGAATCTAAAAG GTTTGGAGAGAGACCAGGCTATTGAGTTGACTGCAGAGAGAGTATCACAATGTCTTCCTAGTCTCCCTGAAGTCCACCACGCCACCATGTTCAACTTCATTGCGGAGACTTATGTGCACCACCAACAGCTCTACCAGGCCTTCATGAGTCTGCCTGCACCGAAGAACCCCGTGGTCCAGCTCAAAGTGGAGGTGCCCCCTGTCCCTCCACAGCTATCTGAGGGCATGGACATCAAAGAGTGGGAAACGCAGAATGCAGTGAGGAGGCTGGCCTCGGCACAGGAGGAGAAGCTGGCCGAGATTCGCCAGCTGAGGCAGCAGGCGGGACGACTGCAGCAGGAGCAGCTTGAGGCCACACTGGAGTGCTTTGGCAGGGAGGGCAGCCGAGGAAAACAG GAAGTGGAGAAGATAATCCATGACATTGTCAAAGCTCAAGGGGAGAAGATAATGGAGACCATGATGAAAGAAAGTGCACTTATTCAAGAGCTTTTAGAACTGAAAATACAAATGAAAGCCATGGCACGACCAGAACCTGTTGTCCTCTCAAGTCACCAAAAAACTAAGAAGTAA
- the LOC121693371 gene encoding L-threonine 3-dehydrogenase, mitochondrial-like: protein MARALSKSVRYTFRTHGCGCESLSVSVRSITFSPRQVTSDAGFHSVSFSETDHPKVLITGGLGQLGVGLAKMLRRQFGKNNVILSDIRKPPSDVYHNGPFIYSDILDYKNLREIVVNNRITWLVHYSALLSAVGEANVSLARDVNITGLHNILDIAAEHGLRLFVPSTIGAFGPSSPRNPTPDLCIQRPRTIYGVSKVHAELMGEYYHHRYGLDFRCLRYPGIISADSQPGGGTTDYAVQIFHDAVKTGKFECNLRPDTRLPMMYITDCLRATLEMMEAPAEVLSMRTYNINAMSFTPEELAHELRKLLPGLEVSYHIDPVRQAIADSWPMNFDDSNARKDWSWKHDYDLPELVQTMLNFIGSDSRIASAN from the exons ATGGCTCGAGCGCTAAGCAAATCGGTGAGGTACACATTCAGGACTCATGGCTGCGGATGCGAGTCGCTGTCGGTGTCTGTCCGCAGCATCACTTTCTCTCCACGTCAGGTCACCTCGGACGCAGGCTTtcactctgtgtctttctccGAGACCGATCATCCCAAAGTCCTCATCACCG GCGGTCTGGGTCAGCTGGGGGTGGGACTCGCCAAGATGCTGCG GCGGCAATTTGGAAAGAATAATGTGATTCTGTCTGACATCAGAAAACCTCCCAGTGATGTATATCACAATG GTCCCttcatttattcagatatcCTTGACTATAAAAACCTGCGTGAGATTGTGGTGAATAACCGCATTACCTGGCTGGTACACTACAGTGCACTCTTGAGTGCTGTTGGAGAAGCCAACGTGTCATTGGCCCGGGATGTCAACATCACTG gCCTGCATAATATACTGGACATTGCAGCAGAGCATGGCCTACGTCTGTTTGTCCCCAGCACTATCGGGGCTTTTGGGCCCTCCTCTCCCCGAAACCCAACTCCTGACCTCTGCATCCAACGGCCACGCACCATCTATGGTGTCTCGAAGGTGCATGCTGAACTCATGGGAGAG TATTACCACCATAGGTACGGGCTGGACTTTCGCTGTCTGCGGTACCCAGGCATCATCTCAGCAGACTCTCAGCCTGGAGGAGGGACGACAG ACTACGCAGTGCAGATCTTCCACGACGCTGTGAAGACCGGCAAGTTTGAGTGCAACCTTCGGCCGGACACGCGGCTGCCCATGATGTACATCACCGACTGCCTGCGGGCCACCCTGGAGATGATGGAGGCCCCGGCGGAAGTGCTCAGCATGCGCACCTACAATATCAACGCCATGAGCTTCACACCAGAGGAGCTGGCTCACGAGCTGCGGAAACTGCTGCCCGGGCTGGAGGTCTCTTACCACATCGACCCCGTCAGGCAAGCCATAG CGGACAGTTGGCCAATGAACTTTGACGACAGTAATGCACGCAAGGACTGGAGCTGGAAGCATGACTATGACCTGCCTGAACTGGTGCAGACCATGTTGAACTTCATTGGGTCCGACTCGAGGATTGCTAGTGCTAACTGA